A section of the Solanum stenotomum isolate F172 unplaced genomic scaffold, ASM1918654v1 scaffold30208, whole genome shotgun sequence genome encodes:
- the LOC125851800 gene encoding DNA-directed RNA polymerase subunit beta has translation MLGDGNEGISTIPGFNQIQFEGFCRFIDQGLTEELYKFPKIEDTDQEIEFQLFVETYQLVEPLIKERDAVYESLTYSSELYVSAGLIWKNSRDMQEQTIFIGNIPLMNSLGTSIVNGIYRIVINQILQSPGIYYRSELDHNGISVYTGTIISDWGGRSELEIDRKARIWARVSRKQKISILVLSSAMGLNLREILENVCYPEIFLSFLNDKERKKIGSKENSILEFYQQFACVGGDPVFSESLCKELQKKFFQQRCELGRIGRRNMNRKLNLDIPQNNTFLLPRDILAAADHLIGLKFGMGALDNMNHLKNKRIRSVADLLQDQFGLALVRLENVVRGTICGAIRHKLIPTPQNLVTSPPLTTTYESFFSLHPLSQVLDRTNPLTQIVHGRKLSYLGPRGLTGRTASFRIRDIHPSHYGRICPIDTSEGINVGLIGSLSIHARIGHWGSLESPFYEIFERSTGVRMLYLSPGSDEYYMVAAGNSLALNRDIQEEQVVPARYRQEFLTIAWEQVHLRSISPFQYFCSGASLIPFIEHNDANRALMSSNMKRQAVPLSRSEKCIVGTGLERQAALDSGALAIAEREGRIVYTNTDKILLAGNGDILSIPLVIYQRSNKNTCMIHIVHKRLISI, from the coding sequence ATGCTCGGGGATGGAAATGAGGGAATATCTACAATACCTGGATTTAATCAGATACAATTTGAAGGATTTTGTAGGTTCATTGATCAAGGTTTGACGGAAGAACTTTATAAGTTTCCAAAAATTGAAGATACAGATCAAGaaattgaatttcaattatttgtGGAAACATATCAATTGGTCGAACCCTTGATAAAGGAAAGAGATGCTGTGTATGAATCACTCACATATTCTTCTGAATTATATGTATCCGCGGGATTAATTTGGAAAAACAGTAGGGATATGCAAGAACAAACAATTTTTATCGGAAACATTCCTCTAATGAATTCCCTGGGAACTTCTATAGTCAATGGAATATATAGAATTGTGATCAATCAAATATTGCAAAGTCCCGGTATTTATTACCGATCAGAATTGGACCATAACGGAATTTCGGTCTATACCGGCACCATAATATCAGATTGGGGAGGAAGATCAGAATTAGAAATTGATAGAAAAGCAAGGATATGGGCTCGTGTAAGTAGGAAACAAAAAATATCTATTCTAGTTCTATCATCAGCTATGGGTTTGAATCTAAGAGAAATTCTAGAGAATGTTTGCTATCctgaaatttttttgtcttttctgaATGAtaaggagagaaaaaaaattgggtcaaaAGAAAATTCCATTTTGGAGTTTTATCAACAATTTGCTTGTGTAGGTGGCGATCCGGTATTTTCTGAATCCTTATGTAAGGAATTACAAAAGAAATTCTTTCAACAAAGATGTGAATTAGGAAGGATTGGTCGACGAAATATGAACCGAAAACTGAACCTTGATATACCCCAGAACAATACATTTTTGTTACCACGAGATATATTGGCAGCCGCCGATCATTTGATTGGACTTAAATTTGGAATGGGTGCACTTGACAATATGaatcatttgaaaaataaacGTATTCGTTCTGTAGCAGATCTTTTACAAGATCAATTCGGATTGGCTCTGGTTCGTTTAGAAAATGTGGTTCGGGGGACTATATGTGGAGCAATTCGGCATAAATTGATACCGACACCTCAGAATTTGGTAACCTCACCTCCATTAACAACTACTTATGAATCCTTTTTCAGTTTACACCCATTATCTCAAGTTTTGGATCGAACTAATCCATTGACCCAAATAGTTCATGGGAGAAAATTAAGTTATTTGGGCCCTCGAGGACTGACAGGCCGCACTGCTAGTTTTCGGATACGAGATATCCATCCTAGTCACTATGGACGTATTTGCCCAATTGACACATCTGAAGGAATCAATGTTGGACTTATTGGATCCTTATCAATTCATGCGAGGATTGGTCATTGGGGATCTCTAGAAAGCcctttttatgaaatttttgagaGGTCAACCGGGGTACGGATGCTTTATTTATCACCAGGTAGCGATGAATACTATATGGTAGCGGCAGGAAATTCTTTAGCCTTAAATCGGGATATTCAGGAAGAACAGGTTGTTCCAGCTAGATACCGTCAAGAATTCTTGACTATTGCATGGGAACAGGTTCATCTTCGAAGTATTTCtccttttcaatatttttgtagTGGAGCTTCCCTCATTCCTTTTATCGAACATAATGATGCGAATCGAGCTTTAATGAGTTCTAATATGAAACGTCAAGCAGTTCCTCTTTCTCGCTCCGAGAAATGCATTGTTGGGACTGGGTTGGAACGACAAGCAGCTCTAGATTCGGGGGCTCTTGCTATAGCCGAACGCGAGGGAAGGATCGTTTATACCAATACTGACAAGATTCTTTTAGCAGGTAATGGAGATATTCTAAGCATTCCATTAGTTATATATCAACGTTCCAATAAAAATACTTGTATGATTCACATCGTCCATAAAAGACTTATAAGTATATGA
- the LOC125851801 gene encoding uncharacterized protein LOC125851801, which yields MEAGVHFGHGTRKWNPKMAPYISAKRKGIHITNLTRTAHFLSEACDLVFDAASRGKQFLIVGTKNKAADSVEWAAIRARCHYVNKNGLAYVNKLELIMNPLISAASVIAAGLAVGLASIGPGIGQGTAAGQAVEGIARQPEAEGKIRGTLLLSLAFMEALTIYGLVVALALLFANPFV from the exons ATGGAGGCAGGAGTTCATTTTGGTCATGGTACTAGGAAATGGAATCCTAAAATGGCGCCTTATATCTCTGCAAAGCGTAAGGGTATTCATATTACAAATCTTACTAGAACTGCTCATTTTTTATCAGAAGCTTGTGATTTAGTTTTTGACGCAGCAAGTAGGGGAAAACAATTCTTAATTGTTGGTACCAAAAATAAAGCAGCTGATTCAGTAGAGTGGGCTGCAATAAGGGCCCGGTGTCATTATGTTAATAAAAATGGCTTGGCGTATGTTAACAAATTG GAACTTATCATGAATCCACTGATTTCCGCCGCTTCCGTTATTGCTGCTGGATTGGCCGTAGGGCTTGCTTCTATTGGACCTGGAATTGGTCAAGGGACTGCTGCAGGTCAAGCTGTAGAGGGTATCGCGAGACAGCCTGAGGCAGAGGGAAAAATACGAGGTACGCTATTGCTTAGTCTAGCTTTTATGGAAGCTTTAACAATTTATGGACTGGTTGTAGCATTAGCACTTTTATTTGCAAATCCTTTTGTTTAA
- the LOC125851812 gene encoding ATP synthase subunit b, chloroplastic: protein MKNVTDSFVSLGHWPSAGSFGFNSDILATNPINLSVVLGVLIFFGKGVLSDLLDNRKQRILNTIQNSEELRGGAIEQLEKARSHLRKVETEAEQFRVNGYSEIEREKLNLINSTYKTLEQLENYKNETIQFEQQRAINQVRQRVFQQALRGALGTLNSCLNNELQLRTISANIGMLGTMKEITD from the exons ATGAAAAACGTAACCGATTCTTTCGTTTCTTTGGGCCACTGGCCATCTGCCGGGAGTTTCGGGTTTAATAGCGATATTTTAGCAACAAATCCAATAAATCTAAGTGTAGTGCTTggtgtattgattttttttggaaagggAGT ATTAAGTGATTTATTAGATAATCGAAAACAGAGGATCTTGAATACTATTCAAAATTCAGAAGAACTGCGTGGGGGGGCTATTGAACAACTCGAAAAAGCCCGTTCTCATTTACGGAAAGTAGAAACCGAAGCCGAGCAGTTTCGAGTGAATGGATACTCCGAGATAGAACgagaaaaattgaatttgattAATTCAACTTATAAAACTTTGGAACAATTAGAAAATTACAAAAACGAAACGATTCAGTTTGAACAACAAAGGGCGATTAATCAAGTCCGACAACGGGTTTTCCAACAAGCCTTACGAGGAGCTCTAGGAACTCTGAATAGTTGTTTGAATAACGAGTTACAATTACGTACCATTAGTGCCAATATTGGCATGTTGGGAACAATGAAAGAAATAACTGATTAG